One genomic window of Moorella glycerini includes the following:
- a CDS encoding response regulator transcription factor, which produces MARILVVDDEVAIQELVRYNLERSGFEVLTAPDGPAALAKVEQTPPDLIILDLMLPGIDGLEVCRRLKANKAMAAIPIIILSAKKDEMDKVLGLELGADDYVTKPFSPRELLARVKVCLRRLTLPGSIDQPRLQLGPFLMEVQEYRFYIDNMAIKLAPKEFELMHYFLLNVGKVLRRELLLQKIWGYDYAADTRTVDVHVHHLREKIEPDPANPIYIETIRRVGYRFREIVD; this is translated from the coding sequence ATGGCTAGAATTCTAGTGGTGGATGATGAAGTGGCGATTCAGGAACTGGTACGCTATAACCTGGAACGATCGGGGTTTGAAGTACTGACGGCCCCGGATGGGCCTGCAGCCCTGGCTAAAGTTGAACAAACGCCACCGGATCTCATTATCCTGGACTTGATGCTACCGGGTATCGACGGCCTGGAAGTATGCCGCCGTCTTAAGGCCAACAAGGCGATGGCAGCAATACCAATTATTATCTTGTCAGCTAAAAAAGATGAAATGGATAAGGTCCTGGGACTGGAACTGGGGGCCGATGATTATGTTACTAAACCCTTTAGCCCCCGGGAGTTATTGGCCCGGGTTAAGGTATGCTTACGGCGGTTAACTTTACCTGGCAGCATTGACCAGCCCCGGCTGCAATTAGGACCTTTCTTAATGGAGGTTCAGGAATATCGCTTTTATATCGACAATATGGCTATCAAATTAGCACCCAAGGAATTTGAACTGATGCATTACTTTCTCCTTAATGTAGGTAAAGTCCTGCGCCGGGAGCTGTTACTGCAAAAAATTTGGGGTTACGATTACGCTGCAGATACCCGGACGGTAGATGTCCACGTCCACCATTTGCGGGAAAAAATAGAGCCGGATCCAGCCAACCCCATCTATATAGAAACCATTCGCCGGGTAGGGTATCGTTTCCGGGAAATTGTTGATTAA
- the pstS gene encoding phosphate ABC transporter substrate-binding protein PstS codes for MLSKKSKWVVLLVMALVMVLVVAGCNSGKGDAGKTQGSADNKQTQETKTITLNGAGASFPYPLYSKWIAEYRKVAPSVTIDYQSIGSGGGIKGITEQTVDFAGSDAPMKDDQLARAPGQIFHIPTVMGAVVITYNLEGVKTGLKLTPEVISDIFLGKIKKWNDKAIISLNPDLKLPDKDITVVHRSDGSGTTNIFTDYLSNVSKEWKEKVGKGTSVEWPVGIGAKGNEGVAGTVKQTPGGIGYVELAYAVQNQLPYAFIKNQAGKFVEPTLETTTAAAAGAAANMPEDMRVSIVNAPGENSYPIAGYTYLLVYKDQKDKDKGTELVKFLWWAIHDGEKYAKDLLYAPLPDNVVKLAEARIKQINYQGQPLYK; via the coding sequence GTGCTAAGTAAAAAGAGCAAGTGGGTAGTCCTGCTGGTAATGGCCCTGGTAATGGTACTGGTAGTGGCTGGTTGTAACAGCGGTAAGGGCGATGCTGGTAAGACGCAGGGAAGTGCTGACAACAAGCAGACCCAGGAAACTAAAACCATAACCTTGAATGGTGCCGGCGCGTCTTTCCCATATCCCCTTTACAGCAAGTGGATTGCCGAGTATCGCAAGGTGGCTCCCAGTGTAACCATCGACTACCAGTCCATCGGCAGCGGGGGTGGCATCAAGGGTATTACCGAGCAGACAGTTGATTTCGCCGGCAGTGATGCCCCTATGAAAGACGACCAGCTGGCCAGGGCCCCGGGGCAGATCTTCCACATTCCCACGGTTATGGGTGCCGTCGTAATTACTTACAACCTGGAAGGCGTTAAGACAGGCCTCAAGCTGACCCCGGAAGTCATCAGTGACATCTTCCTGGGTAAAATTAAGAAGTGGAACGATAAGGCCATCATTTCTCTAAACCCGGATTTAAAACTGCCTGATAAAGACATCACAGTTGTTCACCGTTCCGATGGCAGTGGCACTACCAACATTTTCACCGATTACCTGAGCAACGTCAGCAAGGAATGGAAAGAAAAAGTAGGGAAGGGTACTTCTGTCGAATGGCCTGTTGGCATTGGGGCCAAGGGTAATGAAGGCGTGGCCGGTACCGTTAAGCAGACGCCGGGCGGGATTGGCTATGTAGAGCTCGCCTATGCCGTCCAGAACCAGCTGCCTTACGCTTTCATCAAGAACCAGGCCGGTAAATTTGTTGAGCCTACCCTGGAAACCACGACGGCGGCTGCTGCCGGTGCCGCCGCCAATATGCCTGAAGATATGCGGGTATCCATTGTCAATGCCCCCGGGGAAAACTCCTATCCCATTGCCGGGTACACTTACCTGCTGGTGTATAAAGACCAGAAGGATAAGGACAAGGGTACGGAACTGGTGAAGTTCCTGTGGTGGGCCATTCACGATGGTGAAAAATATGCCAAAGACCTTCTCTATGCGCCGCTGCCCGATAACGTCGTGAAACTGGCGGAAGCCAGGATCAAGCAGATTAACTACCAGGGTCAACCTCTTTATAAGTAA
- the pstS gene encoding phosphate ABC transporter substrate-binding protein PstS, whose amino-acid sequence MMVAACGKSRESSQAPAGSTDSKTKTVALNGAGASFPYPLYSKWIAEYRKVAPSVTIDYQSIGSGGGIKGITEETVDFAGSDAPMKDDQLARAPEQIFHIPTVMGAVVITYNLAGVKTGLKLTPEVISGIYLGNIKKWNDPAITSINPDVKLPEQEITVVHRSDGSGTTNIFTDYLSNVSKEWKEKVGKGTSVEWPVGIGAKGNEGVAGTVKQTPGGIGYVELAYAVQNQLPYAFLKNQAGKFVEPTLDTTTAAAAGSAANMPEDMRVSIVNAPGENSYPIAGYTYLLVYKDQKDKDKGTELVKFLWWAIHDGEKYAKDLLYAPLPDNVVKLAEARIKQINYQGESLYK is encoded by the coding sequence ATGATGGTAGCCGCCTGCGGCAAGAGCAGGGAATCCAGCCAAGCGCCGGCGGGTAGTACCGACAGCAAGACTAAAACCGTAGCTTTGAATGGTGCCGGCGCGTCTTTCCCCTATCCCCTTTACAGCAAGTGGATTGCCGAGTATCGCAAGGTGGCTCCCAGTGTAACCATCGACTACCAGTCCATCGGCAGCGGGGGTGGCATCAAGGGAATTACCGAGGAAACGGTTGATTTCGCCGGCAGTGACGCCCCCATGAAAGACGACCAGCTGGCCAGGGCGCCGGAACAGATCTTCCACATTCCTACGGTTATGGGTGCCGTCGTAATTACTTACAACCTGGCAGGCGTTAAGACGGGCCTCAAGCTGACTCCGGAAGTTATAAGCGGTATCTATTTAGGCAATATTAAAAAATGGAATGACCCGGCTATAACTTCCATCAACCCGGATGTCAAGCTACCTGAGCAAGAGATCACTGTCGTCCATCGCTCGGATGGCAGCGGTACCACCAACATTTTCACCGATTACCTGAGCAACGTCAGCAAGGAGTGGAAAGAAAAAGTAGGGAAGGGTACTTCCGTCGAATGGCCTGTTGGCATTGGGGCCAAGGGTAATGAAGGCGTGGCCGGTACCGTTAAGCAGACGCCGGGCGGGATTGGTTATGTAGAACTCGCCTATGCCGTCCAGAACCAGTTGCCTTATGCTTTCCTTAAGAACCAGGCCGGTAAATTTGTTGAGCCGACCCTTGACACTACCACTGCTGCTGCGGCTGGCTCCGCTGCCAATATGCCCGAAGATATGCGGGTTTCCATCGTCAATGCCCCCGGGGAAAACTCCTATCCCATTGCCGGGTACACTTACCTGCTGGTGTATAAAGACCAGAAGGATAAGGACAAGGGTACGGAACTGGTGAAGTTCCTGTGGTGGGCCATTCACGATGGTGAAAAATATGCCAAAGACCTGCTCTATGCGCCGCTGCCCGACAACGTTGTGAAACTGGCGGAAGCCAGGATCAAGCAGATCAATTACCAGGGCGAATCCCTTTATAAGTAA
- the pstC gene encoding phosphate ABC transporter permease subunit PstC, whose product MQMPSPQSRRWGDSLFRGLTFLAALGMIGLMTVIAVQLIRGSQLAFTRFGLGFVTGSRWDPVHGAFGSLPLVYGTIVSSLIALLIAVPLSLGIAIYLAELAPHRVRTPVSFLVELLAAIPSVVYGLWGVFVLVPWVRTALEPFLQKTLGWLPFFQGTYYGFGMLAAGIILAIMIIPTISAVSREVLLAVPNSQREAMLALGATRWETIKMAVLPYGRSGILGAVILGLGRAIGETMAVTMVIGNRPQISPSVFELAQTIASIIANEFSEAFDELHLSALVMAGLVLFAVTLLLNILARLLVWRVARVPEGVTRE is encoded by the coding sequence ATGCAAATGCCAAGCCCTCAAAGCAGGCGGTGGGGAGACAGTCTCTTTCGCGGCCTTACCTTCCTGGCGGCCCTGGGAATGATAGGCCTGATGACGGTTATTGCCGTACAATTAATCAGAGGATCCCAGCTCGCTTTTACGCGCTTTGGGCTGGGGTTCGTCACCGGTTCCAGGTGGGACCCGGTCCACGGCGCCTTCGGGTCTTTACCTCTGGTTTACGGCACAATAGTCTCCTCCTTAATTGCCCTGCTCATTGCTGTACCCTTGAGCCTGGGCATTGCCATTTACCTCGCTGAACTGGCCCCCCACCGGGTGCGCACCCCCGTTTCTTTCCTGGTCGAGCTCCTGGCAGCCATTCCCAGCGTTGTCTACGGCTTATGGGGCGTATTTGTCCTGGTACCCTGGGTACGGACAGCCTTAGAGCCATTTTTGCAAAAAACACTGGGCTGGCTGCCCTTTTTTCAAGGCACTTATTATGGTTTCGGCATGCTGGCGGCTGGCATTATCCTGGCCATCATGATTATCCCTACTATTTCTGCAGTTTCCCGGGAAGTTTTGCTGGCAGTGCCTAACTCCCAGCGGGAAGCTATGCTGGCTTTAGGTGCCACCCGCTGGGAGACGATTAAGATGGCCGTCCTTCCCTATGGCCGTTCAGGAATCCTGGGGGCCGTGATTCTCGGGCTGGGACGAGCCATCGGCGAGACCATGGCCGTGACGATGGTCATCGGCAACCGGCCGCAGATTTCCCCCTCGGTTTTCGAACTGGCCCAGACCATTGCCAGTATTATCGCCAATGAGTTCAGCGAGGCCTTTGACGAACTGCACCTGTCGGCCCTGGTGATGGCCGGGCTGGTCCTCTTTGCCGTTACCCTGCTGCTGAATATCCTGGCCCGCCTGCTGGTCTGGCGTGTGGCCAGGGTACCGGAAGGGGTGACCAGGGAATGA
- the pstA gene encoding phosphate ABC transporter permease PstA, which produces MIAGRDQRRRFSNKLMLVLAAAATVLALLPLGSILLYVATKGLLALNWDFFTQLPKPVGEPGGGLANAIVGTLILVGLASVMGIPLGILTGIYLAEFGRGRLAWLVRFTCDVMTGIPSIIVGIVVYGTIVVAMKRFSAIAGGVALAIIMLPLVTRTTEEMLKLVPNSLREASLALGASQWRTTYSIVLRSAMGGIITGSLLAVARVAGETAPLLFTALSSRYWHTGLDQRIASLPVYIYTYATTPYEEMHRLAWGAALVLVAMVLVTSIAARLAGRRAGGGR; this is translated from the coding sequence ATGATTGCCGGGCGCGATCAGCGGCGCAGGTTTAGCAACAAGCTGATGTTGGTGCTGGCCGCAGCTGCCACCGTACTGGCCCTCCTCCCCCTGGGCAGCATTCTGCTTTATGTAGCCACCAAAGGCCTGCTGGCCCTCAACTGGGACTTCTTTACCCAGCTTCCTAAACCTGTAGGAGAACCCGGCGGCGGCCTGGCCAATGCCATTGTCGGCACCTTAATTTTAGTTGGACTGGCCTCTGTAATGGGGATTCCCCTGGGCATCCTGACAGGTATTTACCTGGCGGAGTTCGGCAGGGGACGGCTGGCCTGGCTGGTACGGTTCACCTGTGACGTGATGACGGGTATACCTTCGATCATCGTGGGTATCGTCGTTTACGGGACCATTGTCGTGGCCATGAAACGTTTTTCCGCCATTGCCGGTGGGGTGGCCCTGGCCATAATTATGCTACCCCTGGTAACCAGGACGACGGAAGAAATGCTTAAACTGGTGCCCAACAGCCTGCGCGAGGCCTCCCTGGCCCTGGGGGCCTCCCAGTGGCGCACCACCTACAGCATTGTCCTGCGCAGCGCCATGGGGGGGATAATCACCGGTTCTCTCCTGGCGGTGGCCCGGGTTGCCGGCGAAACGGCGCCCCTGCTGTTTACGGCCTTGAGCAGCCGCTACTGGCACACCGGCCTGGACCAGCGGATTGCCTCCCTGCCGGTGTATATCTACACCTATGCCACCACTCCCTACGAGGAAATGCACCGGCTGGCCTGGGGGGCCGCCCTGGTACTGGTGGCCATGGTCCTGGTGACCAGCATCGCCGCCCGGCTGGCAGGTCGCCGGGCCGGTGGAGGGAGGTAG
- the pstB gene encoding phosphate ABC transporter ATP-binding protein PstB, whose translation MDTRLLVEDFSAWYGQTQAVKNVTLPVYASQVTAIIGPSGCGKSTFIRCLNRLHEVIPGTRTRGRVLLDGQNIYDDRVDAAEIRRRVGMVFQKPNPFPTMSIFDNVAAGLRVHGLPPGTTAEEVVERCLKMVGLWDEVADRLRDSGVSLSGGQQQRLCIARALAVEPEVLLMDEPCSALDPVSTLKIEELIKGLKEKYTIVIVTHNMHQAARVADYTAFFLNGQLIEYGVTSDIFTNPRDQRTEDYITGRFG comes from the coding sequence ATGGATACCAGGTTACTGGTGGAGGATTTCAGCGCCTGGTATGGCCAGACCCAGGCGGTAAAAAACGTTACCCTGCCGGTATATGCCAGCCAGGTGACCGCCATTATCGGGCCCTCGGGATGCGGGAAGTCTACCTTTATTCGTTGCCTGAATCGCTTGCACGAGGTAATCCCGGGAACCCGTACCAGGGGCAGGGTACTTCTGGACGGCCAGAATATTTATGATGATAGAGTGGATGCGGCGGAAATCCGCCGGCGGGTGGGCATGGTCTTCCAGAAACCCAACCCCTTCCCGACCATGTCCATCTTTGATAATGTAGCGGCGGGGTTGCGGGTGCACGGCCTGCCTCCCGGGACTACCGCTGAGGAAGTGGTGGAAAGGTGCCTGAAAATGGTAGGGCTGTGGGACGAGGTTGCGGACCGCCTCCGGGATTCGGGCGTCAGCCTGTCCGGGGGCCAGCAGCAGCGCCTGTGCATCGCCAGGGCCCTGGCCGTGGAACCGGAAGTCCTGCTCATGGATGAACCGTGCTCGGCCCTGGACCCTGTTTCCACCCTGAAAATAGAAGAATTGATTAAAGGCCTGAAAGAAAAATATACAATTGTAATTGTAACTCATAATATGCACCAGGCTGCGCGGGTAGCCGATTATACCGCCTTTTTTCTTAACGGCCAGCTGATAGAGTACGGTGTCACTTCGGATATTTTCACCAACCCCAGGGACCAGCGAACCGAGGACTATATAACCGGCCGCTTTGGTTAA
- a CDS encoding CopG family transcriptional regulator — protein sequence MENQNVTISLPKNLLRQAKHLAIEQGISLSGLLVQLLEEATRKDDEYKKARERHLALLDTLDLGSMGKAQWSRSELHER from the coding sequence ATGGAAAATCAAAACGTTACTATATCACTGCCTAAAAATCTGCTGCGTCAGGCAAAGCACCTGGCTATTGAGCAGGGCATTTCCCTGTCCGGCCTTCTTGTACAATTATTGGAAGAAGCAACAAGGAAGGATGACGAATACAAAAAAGCCAGGGAGCGTCATCTAGCCTTGCTGGATACCCTGGACCTCGGTAGCATGGGAAAAGCGCAGTGGAGCAGGAGCGAACTGCATGAGCGTTAG
- a CDS encoding PIN domain-containing protein, with translation MSVSREKQFVDTNILVYAHDISAGIKHEKARALLTELWNCGNGCLSIQVLQEFYVTITQKVSRPLAPETAASIIRDLACWQVHTPKPPDVLEAIEIQMHHKVSFWDAMILRSAQALDCSTLWSEDLNPGQQYGATRVLNPFLEQ, from the coding sequence ATGAGCGTTAGCCGGGAAAAACAGTTCGTTGATACGAATATACTGGTTTACGCCCATGACATTTCCGCCGGCATCAAACATGAAAAGGCCAGGGCCTTGCTTACTGAGCTCTGGAATTGTGGTAATGGGTGCTTAAGTATCCAGGTGCTGCAGGAGTTTTATGTTACGATAACCCAGAAGGTTTCCCGGCCGCTGGCGCCGGAAACGGCCGCAAGCATCATCAGGGACCTTGCCTGCTGGCAGGTCCACACGCCTAAGCCGCCAGACGTCCTGGAAGCGATTGAAATCCAGATGCACCATAAAGTATCCTTCTGGGATGCCATGATTTTACGCAGTGCCCAGGCCCTTGACTGCAGCACCCTCTGGTCCGAAGATTTAAACCCGGGGCAGCAGTACGGTGCGACACGGGTGTTGAATCCCTTTTTAGAGCAATAG
- a CDS encoding metallophosphoesterase family protein, whose translation MLHLADLHLGYRPDLPAPVQEEVYRERNGVLQAAVDLALDPRRGINLVLIAGDLFDNHRPQASLVEETIRELGRLEAAGIQVITVPGNHDEITYNDSVYRREASRWPGLLVTEPMPAKVATLKINGDACHLVAMAYTGGVSRVDGPLKNFPPAEGGGVNLAVFHGSLDWDGGERSLPLDGEALSAAGYDYIALGHIHRRGQRQLGRGLACYAGMVAGKGFADPGTGSWTIVTLGDGPARVEQVPAAVRPWRVVDVDVTAFHAPEELEAAIRELIDPGALVQVRLAGTIAFDLDLEGLQARLDHLCSYLDLVNDTEGWAQELLESFAAEPTIRGLFVRRLQAKLAGAAGPGEAAVIRRALWRGLLALKGGCGPCRL comes from the coding sequence GTGTTGCACCTGGCGGACCTGCACCTGGGATACCGGCCTGACCTGCCGGCACCGGTCCAGGAGGAGGTTTACCGGGAGCGCAACGGGGTTTTGCAGGCGGCCGTGGACCTGGCCCTGGATCCCCGCCGGGGAATCAACCTTGTCCTCATCGCCGGCGATCTCTTTGATAACCACCGGCCGCAGGCTTCCCTGGTGGAGGAAACCATCCGCGAACTGGGCCGGCTGGAAGCCGCCGGCATCCAGGTGATAACGGTGCCGGGGAATCATGACGAGATTACATATAACGATTCGGTTTACCGCCGCGAGGCCAGCCGCTGGCCGGGCCTCCTGGTTACTGAGCCCATGCCGGCGAAAGTGGCTACCTTAAAGATCAATGGTGATGCCTGTCACCTGGTGGCCATGGCCTACACGGGCGGCGTCAGCCGGGTCGACGGCCCGTTAAAGAATTTCCCCCCAGCTGAGGGGGGAGGGGTGAACCTGGCGGTATTCCACGGCTCCCTTGACTGGGACGGCGGGGAAAGGAGCCTGCCCCTCGATGGAGAAGCCCTGTCTGCCGCCGGCTACGACTATATAGCCCTGGGCCACATTCACCGCAGGGGACAAAGGCAGCTGGGCAGGGGCCTGGCCTGCTATGCCGGTATGGTGGCCGGCAAAGGTTTTGCCGATCCCGGCACCGGCTCCTGGACCATAGTTACCCTGGGGGACGGCCCGGCGCGGGTGGAGCAGGTACCGGCAGCGGTGCGGCCCTGGCGGGTAGTTGACGTCGATGTTACGGCTTTTCATGCTCCGGAGGAACTCGAGGCGGCAATCAGGGAATTAATCGACCCCGGTGCCCTGGTGCAGGTGCGCCTGGCAGGTACTATCGCCTTTGATCTGGACCTGGAAGGTTTGCAGGCCCGCCTGGATCATCTCTGTTCTTACCTGGACCTGGTGAACGATACGGAAGGGTGGGCACAGGAACTCCTGGAGAGTTTTGCCGCCGAACCAACCATCAGGGGTCTTTTTGTCCGCCGCCTGCAAGCAAAGCTTGCCGGCGCTGCGGGACCTGGGGAAGCAGCAGTGATCCGCCGTGCCCTCTGGCGCGGGCTCCTGGCCCTGAAGGGAGGTTGTGGGCCATGCCGGCTGTAA